The Streptomyces aurantiacus genome includes a region encoding these proteins:
- the crtI gene encoding phytoene desaturase family protein — protein MTRSVPGPTDHVVVVGAGLSGLAATLHLLGAGRRVTLVERDTLPGGRAGRLDRAGYRIDTGPTVLTMPHLADEAFAAVGESLHDRVDLIPLHPAYRALFADGSSIDVHTGAEAMEAEVERFAGAEEAAGYRRLRHWLEQLYRTQMRHFIDTNFDSPFQLLTPDLARLAALGGFGRLDAGIGRHLRDERLRRVFSFQSLYAGVPPSRALAAYAVIAYMDTVAGVYFPRGGMHALPQAMADAAADAGADLRFGQDVLRLERSGSRVTAVVTDQERIPCDAVVLTPDLPVAYGLLGHTPRRPLRIRHAPSAVVLHAGTDRTWPRLAHHTLSFGAPWHRTFDELTRTGRLMSDPSLLITRPTATDPTLAPPGRHLHYVLAPCPNTDIGPDTTAWADLAPRYRDSVLRVLERRGFEGITDAIEEQTLVTPADWQAQGHAAGTPFSAAHTFAQTGPFRPRNLVRGTDNAVLAGCGTTPGVGVPTVLLSGKLAAARITGLHAAPGPHRRRTAPTTPEGTH, from the coding sequence ATGACCAGAAGCGTCCCCGGACCCACGGACCACGTCGTGGTGGTCGGCGCCGGGCTCTCCGGCCTGGCGGCCACCCTGCACCTGCTGGGGGCGGGCCGTCGGGTCACCCTCGTGGAGCGCGACACCCTGCCCGGAGGCCGCGCCGGACGCCTGGACCGCGCCGGCTACCGCATCGACACCGGCCCCACCGTGCTGACCATGCCCCACCTGGCCGACGAAGCCTTCGCCGCGGTCGGCGAGAGTCTCCACGACCGCGTCGACCTCATCCCCCTCCACCCGGCCTACCGGGCCCTGTTCGCCGACGGCAGCAGCATCGACGTACACACCGGTGCGGAGGCCATGGAGGCGGAAGTCGAGCGCTTCGCCGGCGCCGAGGAGGCCGCGGGATACCGGCGGCTGCGCCACTGGCTGGAGCAGCTGTACCGGACGCAGATGCGGCACTTCATCGACACCAACTTCGACTCGCCGTTCCAGCTGCTGACACCGGACCTGGCACGGCTCGCCGCACTCGGCGGGTTCGGGCGCCTGGACGCGGGGATCGGCCGTCACCTGCGCGACGAACGCCTGCGCCGCGTCTTCTCCTTCCAGTCGCTGTACGCCGGAGTCCCGCCGAGCCGGGCCCTCGCCGCGTACGCCGTGATCGCCTACATGGACACCGTCGCCGGCGTGTACTTCCCCCGCGGCGGCATGCACGCCCTGCCGCAGGCCATGGCGGACGCCGCCGCGGACGCGGGAGCGGACCTGCGCTTCGGACAGGACGTCCTGCGGCTGGAGCGCTCCGGCTCCCGCGTCACCGCCGTCGTCACCGATCAGGAGCGCATTCCGTGCGACGCCGTGGTCCTCACCCCTGACCTGCCGGTCGCCTACGGCCTTCTCGGTCACACGCCCCGCCGCCCCCTGCGGATCAGGCACGCACCGTCGGCCGTCGTCCTGCACGCCGGTACCGACCGGACCTGGCCCCGCCTCGCTCACCACACGCTGTCCTTCGGGGCACCGTGGCACCGCACCTTCGACGAACTCACCCGCACCGGCCGTCTGATGAGCGACCCCTCACTGCTCATCACCCGTCCCACCGCCACCGATCCCACGCTCGCGCCGCCCGGCCGCCACCTCCACTACGTCCTCGCGCCGTGCCCGAACACCGACATCGGACCCGACACCACCGCCTGGGCCGATCTCGCACCGCGCTACCGCGACAGTGTCCTGCGGGTGCTGGAGCGGCGCGGATTCGAAGGCATCACCGACGCCATCGAGGAGCAGACACTCGTCACGCCGGCCGACTGGCAGGCCCAGGGGCACGCGGCAGGAACGCCTTTCTCGGCCGCCCACACCTTCGCCCAGACCGGACCTTTCCGGCCGCGCAACCTCGTCCGCGGCACCGACAACGCGGTACTCGCGGGCTGCGGCACCACACCGGGCGTCGGCGTCCCGACCGTCCTGCTCTCCGGCAAGCTCGCCGCGGCCCGGATCACCGGGCTGCACGCGGCCCCCGGTCCACACCGCAGGCGCACCGCGCCGACCACCCCGGAAGGAACGCACTGA
- a CDS encoding phytoene/squalene synthase family protein codes for MTVRELDAAGITDPALRDAYTQCRRLNARHGRTYFLATRLLPVHRRPAVHALYGFARWADDIVDSMDPGIAPRRRAADLDRLHTRLAQGLRDGDSPEPVVLALADTARRYAIDHQYFSDFMASMRSDLEITDYPTYDDLRAYMHGSAAVIGLQMLPILGTVVPREEAAPHAAALGVAFQLTNFLRDVGEDLDRGRVYLPADLLRAHGVDRELLCWSRRTGLRDRRITDALKAVEDLTRGVYREAAPGIAMLDPVTRPCIRTAFVLYGGILDAVADDGYGVLHRRAVVPRRRRAAVAVDGLVRLVAAQVVGRAVRRAASPDSRELPVPRPAASGALPGAVPLHEEIT; via the coding sequence ATGACCGTCCGTGAACTCGACGCGGCGGGCATCACCGACCCGGCACTGCGCGACGCCTACACACAATGCCGCCGGCTCAACGCCCGGCACGGCAGGACCTACTTCCTCGCCACCCGGCTGCTGCCCGTCCATCGGCGTCCCGCCGTCCACGCCCTCTACGGTTTCGCCCGCTGGGCGGACGACATCGTCGACTCCATGGACCCGGGCATCGCGCCCCGGCGCCGCGCCGCGGACCTCGACCGCCTCCACACACGCCTGGCGCAGGGACTCAGAGACGGTGACAGTCCCGAGCCGGTGGTGCTCGCACTGGCCGACACGGCCCGGCGGTACGCCATCGACCACCAGTACTTCAGCGACTTCATGGCGTCCATGCGCAGCGACCTGGAGATCACCGACTATCCGACCTACGACGACCTGCGTGCGTACATGCACGGTTCCGCGGCGGTCATCGGGCTCCAGATGCTGCCGATCCTGGGAACCGTGGTCCCCCGCGAGGAGGCGGCCCCGCACGCGGCCGCCCTGGGCGTGGCCTTCCAGTTGACCAACTTCCTGCGTGACGTGGGCGAGGACCTCGACCGGGGACGGGTCTACCTGCCCGCCGACCTGCTGCGCGCCCACGGCGTCGACCGGGAGCTGCTGTGCTGGAGCCGCCGCACCGGCCTCCGGGACCGGAGGATCACCGACGCGCTGAAAGCCGTCGAGGACCTCACCCGCGGCGTCTACCGCGAGGCCGCACCGGGGATCGCGATGCTCGATCCGGTGACGCGCCCCTGCATCCGCACGGCCTTCGTGCTGTACGGCGGCATCCTGGACGCTGTCGCCGACGACGGGTACGGGGTGCTCCACCGCCGCGCAGTGGTCCCCCGCCGACGGCGTGCCGCGGTGGCGGTCGACGGGCTGGTGCGTCTGGTGGCCGCCCAGGTGGTCGGGCGTGCGGTTCGCCGGGCGGCGTCACCGGACTCGCGGGAGCTGCCCGTCCCGAGGCCTGCGGCGTCCGGGGCCCTGCCCGGCGCGGTACCACTGCACGAGGAGATCACGTGA
- a CDS encoding DUF5914 domain-containing protein, with protein MSPDRSARRGRFPLSLRKNPLAWERQRPTWREARPAVIAQALKRAQARPSGNWYVVGATEDIRDDRPLARTVDGQEVVVWRDASNRLVAGPGICPHLGAPLRDSPVRCGALVCHWHGLALRGDAFAGWEPLPAHDDGVLVWVRLDDVGGEHPLEAPVVPVRPAPAGAVSAVYEGVGRCEPEDIVANRLDPWHGAWFHPYSFVDLTVVDTPAAGTECAATDLDGFAVDVSFKLAGRLVVPVRAVFTAPEPRTVVMHITEGEGQGSVVETHATPLGPDERGRPRTTVVEAVVAASDRPGFTVARRMAPVLRPLMRAAAARLWRDDLAYAERRWQLRSTGRFPG; from the coding sequence GTGAGTCCCGACCGTTCCGCTCGACGCGGACGATTTCCGCTGTCGCTGCGCAAGAACCCGTTGGCGTGGGAGCGGCAGCGTCCCACCTGGCGTGAGGCCCGCCCCGCGGTGATCGCCCAGGCCCTGAAGCGCGCCCAGGCGCGCCCGTCCGGCAACTGGTACGTCGTAGGCGCCACCGAGGACATCCGTGACGACCGGCCCCTGGCCCGGACGGTCGACGGACAGGAAGTGGTCGTCTGGCGCGACGCCTCGAACCGGCTGGTCGCCGGGCCCGGCATCTGCCCTCATCTGGGCGCCCCGCTCCGGGACAGTCCGGTGCGTTGCGGCGCCCTCGTCTGCCACTGGCACGGACTCGCCCTGCGGGGCGACGCGTTCGCGGGCTGGGAGCCCCTGCCCGCGCACGACGACGGCGTCCTCGTGTGGGTGCGCCTGGACGACGTGGGCGGCGAACACCCCCTGGAGGCACCGGTGGTACCGGTCAGGCCCGCCCCGGCGGGAGCGGTGTCGGCCGTCTACGAGGGCGTCGGCCGTTGCGAGCCGGAGGACATCGTCGCCAACCGCCTGGACCCGTGGCACGGGGCGTGGTTCCATCCGTACTCCTTCGTCGACCTGACCGTCGTCGACACGCCCGCGGCGGGCACGGAGTGCGCGGCCACGGACCTGGACGGCTTTGCCGTCGACGTCTCCTTCAAGCTCGCCGGACGACTCGTCGTGCCGGTTCGGGCGGTGTTCACCGCGCCCGAGCCGCGCACGGTCGTCATGCACATCACGGAGGGCGAGGGGCAGGGGTCGGTGGTCGAGACCCACGCGACTCCGCTCGGCCCCGACGAACGGGGCAGGCCCCGGACCACGGTGGTGGAGGCCGTCGTGGCGGCGTCGGACCGTCCCGGGTTCACCGTGGCCCGCAGGATGGCGCCGGTGCTGCGGCCTCTCATGAGGGCCGCGGCCGCCCGCCTGTGGCGCGACGACCTCGCGTACGCGGAGCGGCGCTGGCAGTTGCGCTCGACGGGGCGCTTCCCCGGCTGA
- a CDS encoding carboxymuconolactone decarboxylase family protein, whose protein sequence is MDARLNYFAGPNPSRAFKHFMAAGKALKESPLPTATQELVALRVSQINGCAACIDMHTKDAAAAGETSVRLNLVAAWREATVYTEAERVALELAEQGTRVADAAGGVGDEVWARATEHYDEEQLTALVILVAFMNTANRLNIITRQPAGAYETGQIH, encoded by the coding sequence ATGGACGCGCGACTGAACTACTTCGCCGGCCCGAACCCCAGCAGGGCCTTCAAGCACTTCATGGCGGCGGGCAAGGCACTCAAGGAATCCCCTTTGCCGACCGCGACGCAGGAGCTGGTGGCGCTGCGCGTGAGCCAGATCAACGGCTGCGCCGCGTGCATCGACATGCACACCAAGGACGCCGCCGCTGCCGGGGAGACCTCCGTGCGGCTGAACCTGGTGGCGGCGTGGCGGGAGGCCACGGTCTACACCGAGGCCGAACGCGTCGCGCTGGAGCTGGCCGAGCAGGGGACCCGGGTCGCGGACGCGGCCGGCGGGGTCGGCGACGAGGTCTGGGCGCGTGCCACCGAGCACTACGACGAGGAGCAACTCACCGCCCTGGTGATCCTGGTGGCCTTCATGAACACGGCGAACCGGCTGAACATCATCACCCGACAGCCGGCCGGCGCCTACGAGACCGGGCAGATCCACTGA
- a CDS encoding RNA polymerase sigma-70 factor, whose product MSKVEEFEELRPLLFSIAYRILGSVAEAEDAVQETWLRFDGSATLPTSIKAFLSTTVTRISIDVLRSARVRREEYVGPWFPEPLLTDPYQDPARAAELADSVSMAALLLLERLSPLERSVFVLREVFGFGFDEVAAAVGRSEAACRQLLVRARRHMRAGRPRFEADRQERQELAARFFDALREGDVVGLRELLAADVSMVGDGGGKAPQLARAVVGAENVARLLASVFPRMAQVDVTFEPREINGQPGAVFRDRDDKVLHILALDVLDGQIRTIRSVINPDKLGHLGPVADAWALDREVKRARRQTK is encoded by the coding sequence GTGAGCAAGGTCGAGGAGTTCGAGGAGCTACGGCCGCTGCTGTTCTCGATCGCCTACCGGATTCTGGGCAGCGTGGCCGAGGCCGAGGACGCGGTGCAGGAGACCTGGTTGCGCTTCGACGGCTCGGCGACCCTCCCGACATCCATCAAGGCCTTCCTGTCGACCACGGTCACCCGGATCTCGATCGACGTACTGCGCTCCGCACGGGTGAGGCGGGAGGAGTACGTCGGGCCGTGGTTCCCCGAGCCGCTGCTCACCGACCCCTATCAGGATCCGGCACGTGCGGCGGAACTGGCCGACTCGGTGTCGATGGCGGCCCTGTTGCTCCTGGAGCGGCTCAGCCCGCTGGAGCGGTCGGTGTTCGTACTGCGGGAGGTGTTCGGCTTCGGCTTCGACGAGGTCGCCGCGGCGGTGGGGCGGTCGGAGGCGGCGTGCCGGCAGCTGCTGGTACGGGCGCGGCGGCACATGCGGGCCGGACGGCCACGGTTCGAAGCGGACCGCCAGGAACGGCAGGAGCTGGCGGCACGCTTCTTCGACGCTCTCCGCGAAGGCGATGTCGTCGGCCTGCGGGAGCTGCTGGCCGCCGACGTGTCGATGGTCGGAGACGGCGGCGGCAAGGCCCCGCAGTTGGCCAGGGCCGTCGTCGGGGCCGAGAACGTGGCCCGGCTGCTCGCCTCCGTCTTCCCCAGGATGGCCCAGGTCGACGTGACCTTCGAGCCGCGGGAGATCAACGGCCAGCCCGGAGCGGTATTCCGTGACCGGGACGACAAGGTGCTGCACATCCTGGCTCTCGATGTGCTCGACGGGCAGATCCGGACCATCCGCTCGGTGATCAACCCCGACAAGCTCGGCCACCTCGGGCCGGTCGCCGACGCCTGGGCTCTCGACCGCGAGGTGAAGCGGGCTCGCCGGCAGACGAAATGA